The Osmerus eperlanus chromosome 22, fOsmEpe2.1, whole genome shotgun sequence genome window below encodes:
- the psmd12 gene encoding 26S proteasome non-ATPase regulatory subunit 12, protein MANMAELERSERSDGKIVKMEVDYSSTVEQRIPECEKMAKEGRLQEAIESLLSLEKQTRTASDMVSTSRILVTVVQMCHDAKDWDALNENIMLLSKRRSQLKQAVAKMVQECYKYVDEVTDLPIKLRLIDTLRTVTAGKIYVEIERARLTRTLANIKEKSGEVTEAAAILQELQVETYGSMEKKEKVEFILEQMRLCIAVKDYIRTQIISKKINTKFFTEDGTEESKLKYYNLMIQVDLHEGSYVSICKHYRAIYDTPCILEDNSKWQQALKSVVLYVILAPYDNEQSDLVHRINADKKLEEIPKYKDLLKQFTTMELMRWAALVEDYGKELREGSPDSPATDVFDCTEEGEKRWKDLKNRVVEHNIRIMAKYYTRITMKRMAGLLDLSIDESEEFLSNLVVNKTIYAKVDRLAGIINFQRPKDPNDLLNDWSHKLNSLMSLVNKTTHLIAKEEMIHNLQ, encoded by the exons ATGGCAAACATGGCTGAGCTGGAGAGATCCGAGAGATCCGATGGAAAGATTGTGAAAATGGAAGTTGATTACAGTTCTACTGTAGAACAACGCATTCCCGAGTGCGAGAAAATGGCAAAA GAGGGCAGACTGCAGGAGGCCATTGAGAGCTTGTTGTCTCTGGAAAAGCAAACACGAACG GCGTCGGACATGGTGTCTACTTCTAGAATCCTGGTTACAGTGGTGCAGATGTGCCATGATGCCAAGGACTGGGATGCTCTGAACGAGAACATCATGCTTCTCTCCAAGAGGAGGAGTCAGCTCAAACAG GCTGTTGCAAAGATGGTTCAGGAATGTTACAAGTATGTGGACGAAGTGACTGATCTCCCAATCAAATTAAGGCTCATTGACACGCTACGCACTGTGACTGCCGGCAAG ATCTATGTGGAGATTGAGCGAGCCAGGCTGACACGGACCTTAGCCAACATCAAGGAGAAGAGTGGAGAGGTCACAGAGGCAGCTGCGATTCTTCAGGAGCTGCAG GTCGAGACGTACGGCTCcatggagaagaaggagaaggtggAGTTCATCCTGGAACAGATGAGACTGTGCATCGCGGTCAAAGACTACATCCGCACCCAGATCATCAGCAAGAAGATCAACACCAAGTTCTTCACGGAGGACGGCACCGAg GAGTCCAAGCTGAAGTACTACAACCTGATGATCCAGGTGGACCTACATGAAGGCTCCTACGTGTCCATCTGCAAACATTACCGGGCCATTTACGACACCCCCTGCATCCTGGAGGACAACTCCAAGTGGCAACAG GCTCTGAAGAGCGTGGTTCTGTACGTGATCCTGGCGCCGTACGACAACGAACAGTCCGACCTGGTGCACAGAATCAACGCTGACAAGAAATTGGAAGAAATCCCCAAATACAA ggACCTCCTGAAGCAGTTCACCACCATGGAGCTGATGCGCTGGGCCGCCTTGGTGGAGGATTATGGGAAAGAGCTGAGGGAGGGCTCCCCCGACAGCCCGGCCACCGACGTCTTCGACtgcacagaggagggggagaagaggtggaAGGACCTCAAGAATCGCGTGGTGGAACAT AACATAAGAATTATGGCCAAGTATTacaccaggatcacaatgaAGAGGATGGCAGGGCTTCTCGACCTCTCCATTGAC gagTCTGAAGAGTTCCTCTCTAACCTGGTTGTCAACAAGACCATTTACGCAAAGGTGGACCGGCTAGCCGGCATTATCAACTTCCAGAGACCCAAGGACCCCAACGACCTCCTGAATGACTGGTCTCACAAACTCAACTCCCTCATGTCCCTGGTCAACAAAACCACACATCTCATCGCCAAAGAGGAGATGATCCACAATCTGCAGTAA